The window TGGAATTACCGACAACCATTTATTTGTACAATGTATTATAATGCAACTATGGTGCTGCCTCCTTAAACAACAATTGTATACGGTCTGTCGTTTTCTGTACTAACATCGTTCTCAGACGTCCCACAGACGTTACAGCACTTGCATTCGATGCACTGCCAGCGGTACGTTTTCACCGCAGCCATCATCACCGGGGTGAACTGCAGACAAGAGGGGTGACCTGCGGGGAATAACAGACACTATACATGAATAGGGCCTACACAGCAAGGTTATTTTAAATTCCTTGTATGTACTTGCACTttcttggccaataaacacgattctgattctgaaatttAACCCGAGAGCCAAATGTCACTTTATTTACTGCACGCAAGTCTCTCCGGTGCACTTACCTGAACGTCCACAGTCAGAGCAGGACACGAGCTCCTCAGACTGGCCTGTTTTCTGATTCATGTTGGAGTCTCCCAGACAGAAGTCACAGTAGTCATTGGGCAGAGCCAGGCCGTTGGGCCCTTTCTTAGGGACTATTGGAAAAAGCGAATGATAAAAGGTAAATTCGGAATTTTGACTatcaaagtaataaaaataaatcatattttacaGGGAAAATTACTATTCTGATGGATTCTGATAAATCTGTGAATCTTCATTTATTAGCTTACTTAATAAACATGTtgctttgtgtgcatgttgagTACAAAAGATGTGTGAAATTTTCAGATACCGGGGGACATAACTTAGAGCTAAATATGAAGTGCATCACTAAGATGGGAGTGAAGCATGGGCGAGACCTGCCTTTGGTCTCCTCTCGTGGGGCAGGGATGTGAATCTCAGCTTCCTCCTTATCCTCCCCCTCTTCATCCGCCAGGTGGGAGTGGGTGTAGTGATAGCTCAGGCCTGGGCGGTTTTTGTAACGCTTCCCACAGACTGTGGAGAGGCACAATGAGGAAATTTACCActgggcatttaaaaaaaaaaaaaagaagagaaaaatacaCATCAATAACGAAGAACGATGCTGACTGTCACAAGCGTAAGGTTTATCCCGCTCCTCCaaggctgcagcagcagcatccatCTTCTTCTTCCCATTTCCAACCCCCCGGCCCTGGAAATGCATCAATGTTCATTAGTGTTAATAAACTgcttaataatattaataaaaataccaCATGTGCCTgcaaaaaaccccccaaaaactCAGAGTTGAAAGGAGTTGCTGTCTTACATTATTGCAGATTTGAATCAACACTTTTTAGTGGCATAAATGCACATTCACTGATCTATGTGACCATATTAAGGTGACAAACCGAAGGCTAATTTCATGAATTATGTAAAAACAGGATTCATTATTAGCATCATTTTCTGCATTCTCAGAAAAATGCCTACACTCAGTTTTCACATGTTCAGCAAAAGCAGCTGACTTCGGGAAGATTTACCTTGGACTTCCCTTTTCCTCGCTTTTTCGGGGTCTCATCTTCAAAGTCTTCATCGTCTAGGTCATCCAGGTAGTCCTCCGGCTCAAGGATTCTCTGTTGGAGAGAGCAGGTTATCAATTCCAATCAGCAATTACCTGTCATGggaatgttttaaatattggtGATCACggacaaaattattattatttttacttagtTTTCATGGCAGGAAGTCGCTCACGCACATGCACAATTGTACTGCTATGAGTCTATTTTTACCTTCCTGACCCGTGTTGACCCACTGTGGTTGCCAGCTCCACTAGATCCTGTGATTTCGGCCAGGTTGGGCTCTTCCTCTGGGCCCCTGATCTCTGCAGGTCCCCTCTTGTCCAACGGCTCCCCTTTCAGCAAAGCCTCCAGGCTGCTCCCATCCAGTGGCCCCAGCATGTCCTTCTTCAGGCCCAGTTCCAGCTCCGCTGCATCAAGACAGAAAGGGCGGTTTGGATGCTAATACGCTAGATAACGGCGCAAACGCAACAGATGAAGCTCAACGCACCTGCTTTCAGAGGAGGAAAGACCAGGGCGGGGTCCTCTGGAGGATGggccctcctcttcttcctccagcgCCGAGCGGGGTAGGTGTAAAGCTGACCAGGGGCGGTACCtggtaatggttaaaaaaaaaaaaaaaaagtgaagtgattgtcacatgtgatacacagcagcacagcacacagtgaaatttatcccatcaccctgagtgagcagtgggcagccatgacaggcacccggggagcagtgtgtggggacggtgttttgctcagtggcacctcagtggcaccttggcggatcgtgattcgaaccggcaaccttctgattatggggccgcttccttaaccgctaggccaccactgccccgagggATGGGGGTACACAGGGAAGAGGCCAGcagcgataaaaaaaattaaaaatacatgtaaGCAAACATTAtacaattattatattattatatataaattccCGGATGTAAAGTAATGAGGGTGTTTGTAAATTAATACAGTAATAGCAGAGGTCCTCCCTTTAAACTTCAACTTGATTAAAACTTAATTGCTCGATGGCTCccaggggacagtggtggcctagcaggtatggaagcggccctgtagtcgggaggttgccggttcgaaggtgccactgagcaaagccacatgtagaagcctagtgggtaacacacttgcccatgaaccagaagacccaggttcaagccccacttactaccaatgtgtccctgagcaattgactgtaactactgaatgtacgTCACTCTGGGTAcgggtatctgataaatgccgtaaatgtaaatgctcccaggggcgcctgtcatggctgcccactgctcaccaagggtggtggctaatagcagaggacacatttcacagtgtcaccgtgtgctgtgcttcacaatgacaatcacttcactaaattCCTACTTgtatttactttttctttttttacagaatgtCATTAATTACACTGACCCTGATGATAAAGGGCTGTAAGAACGCGGAAGGCACAGAATTCCCATTAGTTAGGAGCAAGTGGCCGTCACGCCGTGGAGTAAGAAGCGCAACATTATTATCTTCCCGAATGACGCCACTTTATAGGGGATCAAACCTGCGCTCCTGTGCCTCTTCTCCATCCAGATGTAGCAGTTGCTCTGGGCCACTCCGGTCTGGGAGTCCAGGAAGGGCATGAGGATGCTCCTCTCCGCGCACAGGCGGGCGTTGTAGCTGTGGCACTGCTCCATGGCGTCTTTATAGTACTGTTCCCCGAGCCTGCAGCCCCCCCGGCCGacgacaaaaacacacacacagacagcgtGAGGCGCCACAATGACACGACGACACCCGTTTTGAACTAAAACCACAGCAAGCATCGCGGATGTTTGGCTCTTGCGTGTTTTCTGTCGCCTCTGAACAACAACAATGGGGGCAGCGCCGCGGACCGCGACACCCGGAAAAATAACGCGCTCGGCCCCTGTAATCCGGCCGCAGCAGAAACGCGAGTCGCGGCCGTCGATCGTGCGTTCGGTGgtggagagggggagaaaacGGGATAACATATATATAATCTTACACTTTCACCACACTCTCCACAGCGGCCGCCATGACTGTTGCTGGAATTTTGGCGTTGATTGACGAGACGCTGCGCGCGCGCGCCGAGTACTTTTAAGGGCACTTCCGGAAAAGAGGTTTCAAAATAAGAGCACGcgtattatatatattttttattagaaagtagcatcaaaaagttacacaacagaatcattatttacaaaaaacacattttaaacggACAAGCTTTAAAATTCATGAACCGGTGACAACTATGGTTACAGatcaaggaaaaaaacaacaacaatacttACAATGACACAACACAAATGATTTCTAAGTATTCATTTTAGAAGtataaaaaaactgtatttaaaaaatatcagtTTCATATTTTCACCACCTGTGCAGCTAAACATGGATTTATTCTTTTGCCATCGGTGTCTGATGGGCTCCGCTGGATAAGCAGTCTTCCGTACGTCCCACCCACCTGACCTTTTGTCAGTCTTCCGGGATTGAGACAAACGCAGCCACTCACTTCCTGAAAACAGaacaaagcaaaaagaaatGATATCATAATGTAGGACAGTCATGCTATTGCATCCATACTATACAGTAATATAGCTTCTAATACAAACACTGAGCAAGAGAATCATTAAACAATATTCTCTCGTCACCTTGATGAAATAGCGGAGTTCCGATGGGACAACGAGAACATCAGGGTTGATGGGCATATGGCCGTAACTCTGGAACTTTTCATAGTCCATGTTGACTTCCTCAGCGGGTGGGTAAAGAGGGTAGTAGCTGTGAGGAAAAGTAGCCAGGAAACAAAAATGACCCAGGGGACAAATTAAGAAAAATAAGGGAATTGTTAATGGAATTTATTACTCTCACCTTCTCTGTGTCAGCAAGTGCTTCATGATGCGGGAAAATCTGTCAGAACCAACAGCACTGAAATAGCAGAACAATACTGATTAAGGGTCTACAAGAAATTTCTCAATCAGAACTTTACAGTTCATTAAATGTCTATATTTAAAGGGCAGATTAATACATTGCATAATAttccttaaaataaaaatgaaaacagtaaaaaaaaaaaagaaaaaagattggATCCGTTTTTATCTCTTGCATACAATCTTTCCCTTACTTACATGAATTCTAAACCGATTCAATTTCTTATCGTACCTGCTGATCATCTCTGCGCCCATGTGGAGCAGAATGTCTGTAGAGGTCAAACCAAACGTCACACCATCAACGAGCAGAGTGCAGGGGTCAGATACCAAAGTCACTCTCTGAACGGAAAAGTGAAGATTTTATTAAGCGCCTGAACTTTGAACAAGTATTCAGTAAATTATTTGAggtgttaaaattaatttaacaattgATGCGCGCTGTGATGTATTTTCGCACAAAAAATAGAATCAAAGCACGcaagtgttctttctgccacttcgaaacacacacaagaagcgGGAATGGAGAGAAGGCTGATCATATCAGTCTGAGTgtacagagatctacaacacaacattaacGTCTTACCGGGAGTTATTTTTTGCGCTGAGCCCCACAGCGGATTTatattttctccaatgagcagaaaaacggtctgtgCTCCACGgaccacggacgtctgaaccagacgTTTTTCTGCAGTTTGTGGCGTCAGAAGAGTACGGACTGAACAGacaatttttctgctcattgtagcaaatcaaagcacaggtgtacgagaccttaactcttgtgaccatgtagaaaatttcTGGGATGAATCGCGATGCATCGacatcgaggcattgataattgtaatcgaatcgtgagaccagcgaaggttcacacctctattaAATATGTGAACATTTATAGTGATTGCTTGGATGTCTGTCAAATTGTTCTCACCTCCACATCCTTCTTGCTGAGGTCTGGGATTGTGAAGGGGGGTTGTGGGTAAACGTAATGGTGGTGGACATCTCGTTGTGAAGGAACAAAAACCAGTTTGCTTCCAatcctttaattaaaaaaaaaagaggcaaagaCAACAATTAAATGCAATAACACTTCATAACATTTCTGAACTTTACAAATGTACAGAAACCTACTCTCTGGTTCCTTCCACAAGGCTGTCTACACATCTGTTGAAAATACTTTCAAACGTTTCAGTCACTTGGCATTTCTGTAGGCAATTGAAGGGAGAATAAGTATTTTATGCACAATCACACAAGTTTTTCAGCAAGGgagcaaaaaagcaaaaaagcaaagcaaaaaaaaaaaaaaaaaaaagactgatttACCTCAATCTGTTCATGCTTGGAATCCACAAATGGCCCAAACTGCAGGAGAATGAATAATTATTCTATTATTCAACCGATTCTATTAAAATCATTGCAGTGACAGGGTTGCATAATAACATTTATGCCAGAcagtaaatataattaaaaaaaatgtaaatccagGGGATGAGGATGCATCACACTCACAAGTATACAGACATCAGGACGATCCCTGTTGATCACGTTTATCAGGTCAATCAGGGGGTCGTAGGCCAAGCTGTCAGAAGGAGTGTAGGGACCACAAACGGTCATAACCATCACTGGCTCGGAACCTAGGCATAAACAAAGAGATTCAGATGAAAGCAGCCAGTTAACAATGTGGGACACAGATGAACACTAACAGTCACTCGTGAGGCTTGAGAAAGTTCCCTGTATTCAATTCTTCCACAGCGCCTAAAGTGTACCAGAACATTTGCCGGGGAGGATATTGCACTAGATGTTTCAGTCTCCAGGTCTTACCGGTGTCTGGCTCCTGTTTAACTGGGATGTTGAAAGGCAGAGGAAGCCCctttaatgaaagaaaaaaaaaaacaggcacatgctgacaaaaatgtacaaaccgTTAATTAATCAGCAACCTCATGCTCAACCTTTATATATGATCCTTACTCTTCTTATAGTCCTGTTGTGCACAATTTCTGCTGTACAGGTTTAATATTAGTTACAGGGGCTCTGGATAAATATGAATGTAGTCAAGCATATTGACACAGCAAGTGCAGCGCATggggcacacaacaaaatgtcttctgcatttaatccatcaacCCTCCATCAATCATCTGGTTACGAGTGCACTTCCTCCCCGCTAGGGTGAACACTGCCCCACTAAAAGGAAGAACTGAAACACATATGGTCAGGAAGATGTGTGAGAAGTTACTAGCTCACCTCGTATAATTTGGAGGCCACCAATTTGTTCCCTGTTGTGTTCATTCCTTCCATGATGACCACCTAAGGAAGGACAGAGGAACATAGAACAAGCACCAAATCATGCATCATGAACACAAAAATCAATCCTACAGGTCTACCGGGACCCCCTCAACCCAGCACTTACGAACGAACGGGGGAGATATTTCACCTTGGTGAAGTTAGTACCAACTTCTGTATTCAACAGACATTCAtctttgctggattttctcGTACTAAAACATCtcaatttttacaaaaaaaaatgcaggggcagtggtggcctagcggttaagtaagcggccccgtaatcagaagtttggcggttcgaatcccgatccactgagcaaagcactgtcccccacactgctccccgggcgcctgtcatggctgcccactgctcactcagggtgatgggataaatgcagaggacaatcacttcactttcactttcaaaggcATGTGTGTCGGTGAActtacacacagaaacattgGTTTTGCAAATACTGTGgctgataaattgtgaaaatgcgaaATAATTCAGCCACACAAATCCAATTTACGGTGCTCTCTGCGCTGTTGACATTTCaaaatggaaagacagggaattatattttttccattaataTAGTGCTTTTCAGCTTAGGGTCAAACTACATGCATAAATCCATGTAcgtcatgcactttcacacgtGTGAAAGCCAGAGATAACAGGGTTAGGGTTTGAAGATTGGCTGTATTATTTCGCACTTTCACACTTTATCGACTGAAAACCAAGGTGCgtgtaagttcacagacatacatgactttgtgaaagtggagatttctaggGTTTGTTTAAcgagtaagagaaaatccagcgaAGTTCTACGAATGTCTGTCAAATTCAGGACAGactgctaactttactgagGTAGGGATTTCCCTCTCACCTGTCCCGGGAAAAGCGAGAACTCGTTCAGTTCTGACAGGTCCACAGGCACCTGTCTGCCCCCGTGCTCCTGGCCTGCCTCCAGCAACACTGACTGGGCGTTCAGCTTTCCATTACTGTCACAGCAGACCTGGCCCAGCACCGTCACCTTGTCCTGGGAACACAGGTCCGAACAGACAAAATGTCAGTGTTGTCAATCCGCATCCACCTGGTGACGCTCTTCTccgaaaaataaaacaggatgGTATAAAATGAGCCCCTGTGTGATACCTGCGCAGGCAGCGAGACGGGGGAGAACTCCTCGATGTTGAAATGAAGCCTGAGCTCCTCACCCAGCCCATCAATGTTCTCACTCAGGACTGCAAGCAAAGACAGAGCGAGCCCATAAGAACACAACTCTTCGCTTATAACCAAGCATCGCGGGTATGAAGCTCACCGTCACGGACGTCCCTCAGTCTCTGGAACATGAACTTGTAGCTGCTGAGAAGCGAATCCTCCGTGCTCATGAGCTGATCCACGCTCGCCGATCTCCGTCCTTTCGGCACGCTCCAACGGGGGCCCTGCACTGTCCCGAACGTGGACACCACCTCTCCACGAGAGCCCCGCCCACTGTATTTCTGCGAGGGGGTAGCACTGGGCACAGAAATACAGGCAAGAACTTCAACTAAGTAATCTAATTAACAAAGTGAATATATGACGGTCTGTATTGGAGCATAAAATACCAAGGTGAGAAGGTCGCTGGGGACAGGAGTCCAGGGCTGGTCAACCGAGCTGTACTTCTCTTGGACTGCGGGTTTTCGGGTGTTGAAAGAGCTCGCTTTTGCGAACCCTATATGGAACGGGAacacatattttaatatcaaACACAAACCActgtcaatatttcattttgatgccacaaaaaaaaagtttaaacagTGACCTTTGATGGTCAAGCTCTCTACCTTGGCAGGAGTTGAGTAAGAGTCCAGTAGattctcctcgtcctcctcagcTTTAATTCTGAAGAGGCGTTGTTAAGAACAGCTCACAGAACCGCACAGCTACAATCACAACATGCAACCCAATCCATAAAAACAGAATTATTGAATGGATGGCGTATTGTTCAGCATCTGACAACGCCACACTGCTGTTTCCATTATAAAGCTCACATTTCTGTGCTGTAGCCAATTAATCATgttcagcttttaaaaaatcagGTTATGGCAACGTTTGCAATGTGTTACTCTGGAACCAAATGCAGGCAGGGTCATTGTGGACCCCCTTAATGGTTTTATGTTATTAGCATGTGTCAGTGTGGATACAGCTCCTGGATAGAGGTGATATCCCTCGTCCTGTGGTATGAATCCTCCCTCTTGGACTTCTCCTGTTTGAACttgttctttttgttaagtacctGCAGAAAacgcataaaaaaaatatgaactatGTTTCAAACTCAGAGGTGATtggatttattgtcattttttgagGCCTAAATCAGTAAATGTATATAAAGGTGTCGATGGCAACGAgcacaataattaaaatacataacatATAACATATTTCCTATTAGATGTCATTTCCATTGTTTTGTCCATTTCACATCTACTTCCAGAACTAGGGTTCACTGTTCTTCAATTTCGCTTTAATTTGAGCCAAAATTCCGAAGTCCTAAAAACCATCTACTTGAGTGAAGAATTGTATAATCTTTCACCTCATGTTCAAACTGCTCCAGGTTTTCCAGGCTGAGGCTCAGGAGGCCTTTGGTGGTGCTGAAAgccacccactcacacaccagCTCATCCCCCTTCAACCTGTGACACATGCACTGCTCCAacactacaaaacacacacagtcctttTCAACTGGGCTCCATTGATAATAATTGATACatacatctatctatctatctatatctatatacacacacacacacacacacacacatatatatatatatatacacacacacacacacacatatatatatatatatacacacacacacacatatatatatatacacacacacatatataacacacacacgtaaaaacATTCAAAAGTTCTGTTTCATTTAGAAACgtcatcattttttaaattatccaGTCCTCTTtagaaaaacattatttcccCATGAAAAAACGATGACGTGTCTAAATGGCGCTAAACGTTTGCCCGATGGTGTATATAAAGCCGTATAAAAGCCGGGGTTACTTTTGTCCAGCACCGTGTCGTCGTCGCAGGCGATGTCGAACGTCCCAAGCTCCAGTTTCAGCTCCTCTGCTTCGATCGGGGCCATCGCGCTTTATTAATCTAACGCGACACCCCGCGAATTTCCTTATTATACGTGAGGAAATCAAATGGACTTAAAACCATTAGACACGCATAAGATGAAACGTCGAACCGCACGTAAGAACTTTATCGTCCGAATTCACTGTTGGTGGACATGCAACCATCCAGAGACTCTGACACTTCGAACCAGATTGCCGCGAAAATCCAGTTCCTGAATTCCGGCGGCAGTGACGTcacgacaacaacaacacttcTTCTGCGAATTTACCGCCACCTACCGGCAAAAGCTGCACCCGCacttttttattc of the Denticeps clupeoides chromosome 18, fDenClu1.1, whole genome shotgun sequence genome contains:
- the dpf2l gene encoding D4, zinc and double PHD fingers family 2, like — its product is MAAAVESVVKVLGEQYYKDAMEQCHSYNARLCAERSILMPFLDSQTGVAQSNCYIWMEKRHRSAGTAPGQLYTYPARRWRKKRRAHPPEDPALVFPPLKAAELELGLKKDMLGPLDGSSLEALLKGEPLDKRGPAEIRGPEEEPNLAEITGSSGAGNHSGSTRVRKRILEPEDYLDDLDDEDFEDETPKKRGKGKSKGRGVGNGKKKMDAAAAALEERDKPYACDICGKRYKNRPGLSYHYTHSHLADEEGEDKEEAEIHIPAPREETKVPKKGPNGLALPNDYCDFCLGDSNMNQKTGQSEELVSCSDCGRSGHPSCLQFTPVMMAAVKTYRWQCIECKCCNVCGTSENDDQLLFCDDCDRGYHMYCLTPPMSDPPEGSWSCHLCLSLLKDKASIYQQNQSTPVE
- the pola2 gene encoding DNA polymerase alpha subunit B; the encoded protein is MAPIEAEELKLELGTFDIACDDDTVLDKMLEQCMCHRLKGDELVCEWVAFSTTKGLLSLSLENLEQFEHEVLNKKNKFKQEKSKREDSYHRTRDITSIQELIKAEEDEENLLDSYSTPAKGSQKRALSTPENPQSKRSTARLTSPGLLSPATFSPCATPSQKYSGRGSRGEVVSTFGTVQGPRWSVPKGRRSASVDQLMSTEDSLLSSYKFMFQRLRDVRDVLSENIDGLGEELRLHFNIEEFSPVSLPAQDKVTVLGQVCCDSNGKLNAQSVLLEAGQEHGGRQVPVDLSELNEFSLFPGQVVIMEGMNTTGNKLVASKLYEGLPLPFNIPVKQEPDTGSEPVMVMTVCGPYTPSDSLAYDPLIDLINVINRDRPDVCILFGPFVDSKHEQIEKCQVTETFESIFNRCVDSLVEGTREIGSKLVFVPSQRDVHHHYVYPQPPFTIPDLSKKDVERVTLVSDPCTLLVDGVTFGLTSTDILLHMGAEMISSAVGSDRFSRIMKHLLTQRSYYPLYPPAEEVNMDYEKFQSYGHMPINPDVLVVPSELRYFIKEVSGCVCLNPGRLTKGQVGGTYGRLLIQRSPSDTDGKRINPCLAAQVVKI